One window from the genome of Elaeis guineensis isolate ETL-2024a chromosome 5, EG11, whole genome shotgun sequence encodes:
- the LOC105035956 gene encoding uncharacterized protein produces the protein MDESWRMSIGNVVPRRRSTEQDRRSRWGAAGGIDALDADDFRDVFGGPPRSVLLRRFSGELTAGEARPAASFYEEIFRPAGRSLPLARGARRLPEFRIPSARASGLVKMDQGFYDDIFGSDGGRERRSRSRSKSSSRSKSSSVLSSEDLSPPLRPSIAEDAMLSSFASKLRPITIPSRRHDSSPPSTISGGDQNSHKTHNITCPSNAYFMEFKDNSNSNHESSDVLRHRSHIGFCCFSPPETISLEPSFRRGLRKPGGDDIDSPSSVISSVFLDPVSTKTEREIEKVVVEVDGEGEAAENSFVIEIDNHGIGETEGAAAVNEAIAWAKEKFWNQASKGVDTVEKQLKNSEVTKEGTEDRDRAVARAE, from the exons ATGGACGAATCGTGGCGGATGTCCATCGGAAACGTAGTCCCGAGGCGGCGGTCCACCGAGCAGGACCGCCGGAGCCGGTGGGGTGCCGCCGGCGGGATAGATGCCCTGGACGCGGACGACTTCCGCGACGTGTTCGGCGGGCCACCACGGAGCGTCCTCCTCCGGCGCTTCTCCGGCGAGCTCACCGCCGGGGAGGCCCGGCCGGCGGCGTCGTTCTACGAGGAGATCTTCCGGCCGGCGGGGCGCAGCCTCCCGCTGGCGAGGGGTGCGCGGAGGCTGCCGGAATTCAGGATCCCGTCGGCAAGGGCAAGCGGGCTGGTGAAGATGGATCAGGGGTTCTACGATGACATATTCGGGTCGGACGGCGGCCGGGAACGGAGGTCGAGGTCGAGGTCGAAGTCAAGTTCGAGGTCGAAGTCGTCGTCGGTTCTGAGCTCAGAGGACCTGAGCCCGCCGCTCCGGCCTTCCATCGCCGAGGATGCCATGCTCTCCTCCTTCGCTTCCAAGCTAAG ACCAATCACAATTCCATCCCGACGTCATGACTCTTCACCACCTTCAACAATATCCGGGGGAGATCAGAACAGCCACAAGACTCACAACATTACATGCCCTTCCAATGCCTATTTCATGGAGTTCAAAGACAACAGCAATAGCAATCACGAGTCTAGTGATGTACTTCGACATCGGTCTCACATCGGGTTCTGCTGCTTCTCGCCCCCAGAGACCATTAGCCTCGAACCCAGCTTCCGACGTGGCCTTAGGAAGCCTGGAGGTGATGACATCGACTCACCTTCTTCAGTTATATCTTCTGTCTTTCTGGACCCAGTGTCAACCAAAACAGAAAGAGAGATAGAAAAGGTAGTCGTCGAAGTTGATGGAGAGGGGGAAGCAGCAGAGAACTCTTTTGTCATAGAGATTGATAATCATGGCATTGGTGAGACGGAGGGAGCAGCTGCAGTGAATGAAGCGATTGCATGGGCCAAGGAGAAATTCTGGAATCAGGCATCCAAAGGAGTTGACACTGTTGAAAAGCAGCTGAAAAACTCAGAAGTCACAAAAGAAGGAACAGAAGACAGAGATAGAGCAGTTGCTAGAGCAGAATAA
- the LOC140857997 gene encoding uncharacterized protein: MNKLNISLSELLNMLKIAESHIKKEKAPLLVNRISKKKASMRDSKKRLNPKSSMIKRKKEKKVSRPSIYFHYGKEGHWKRNCKSFLATVKLDANVASRGVIEN; encoded by the exons atgaacaaactgaatatttcTTTGTCTGAGCTATTAAATATGCTGAagatagctgagagccatattaagaaggaGAAGGCTCCACTTCTTGTAAATAGGATCTCCAAAAAGAAGGCAAGCATGAGAGATTCAAAGAAAAGGTTGAACCCTAAAAGTAGCATGAtaaagaggaagaaggagaagaaagtctctAGACCGAGTATCTACTTCCACTACGGCAAGGAAggccattggaaaaggaattgcaagagttttcttgcaactgtaaagcttGATGCAAATGTTGCATCAAGAG GGGTTATAGAGAATTAG